DNA sequence from the Saimiri boliviensis isolate mSaiBol1 chromosome 5, mSaiBol1.pri, whole genome shotgun sequence genome:
TATGGGGAGtaatttattattgttgtcattatgcataatttaaaacttaaaaataacctAATGGGCATCACACTTGTTTTATATGACTTCAAGTTCTCTTTCATGTTCatatctgcaaatattttatatatacactgGTAATTAGTATGTGTGTGttatacattttgtatatattacacacatataTTGTACATTCTACTTTACTCCCATTGTTTCAGATGCACATTTCCATATATCAATTCTGTTTTGTACTAGAATATATGCATGGATATACAGCATTTTGCTACATCTTAGTTCAGTCCAAAGTTAACCTAGCATTCAcaattagaaacataaaatatatctgtTTTATCACAGACAATACTGAACTTGGTTCAATGGTACACAGATTtacatatctttctttcttttcttattttgagagagggtcttggtctgttgttgcccaggctggaatgcactgtgcaatcacagctcactgcatccttgacctcccaggctcaagtaatcctcccacttcagcctcctggatagctaggactacaagtgtataccaccacacctggctgatttttgggtttttttttagagacagacagggtttcaccatgtttctcaggctggcctcgaactcctggcctcaagtgatccatctgcctcagcctcccaaagttctgggattacatgcgtaatccactgcactcagccttaaACAATCTTTCCggaaaaattttgcaaatcaGATAATTAATAAAACATTAGAAAGGTAGGAAtaggcagggaagggaaggagagtgtGGGATTTTTCTCCTACCTGCATATTTTCTCTCATATCTATGGCTTCTCGTAATGGATGAACTGCTATTTTAAAGATGTCATCAATGGTTTTAAGACCGATATTCCTGAGCATAGTATATTCCCGAACTTTCTTCCCCATTCTCACTGAAAGACTGCGCTTCTGTGCCTTTCCTCCTCCACTTCGATTAGTTATTGCTATGTGGACGAAAAGGGTTACGTGTTCCATGATGTCACCCACAAAAGAGCGCAGGGGAACATGCCGATATCCAGGCTGCAGACATTCAAATGGTATCGTATATTGCCCTATAAACTCATCCCCAATGTAGTCATCATCCAGAACAACAAAACGGATCATGGCCAGCTCAGGTAGGTTTACTTGGAACTCAAAAGTTTCATCAAAAATAGGATTATCACTATTTTGCTGtacagttttagttctttgttctgAACAATCCGCTGGAATTCCATGTATTTCTATACAAACATAGGGATCTATGACATCCCCTTTGGCACAAGCTCCCTTGGGCTTTGGGAAATTCTGACCACTGATGATCTTGATATGAAGAGCTAGAGGAGACACCCCAGGTACAATGCCCTTTGTATTTGCACTGAAGTAAGAAACTTCATCTCGCATGATAGATGGCCTTAGAACATAACCACATCCCCCATTTTGAAGAAACCAGCCCGTGTGAAGGTCCATCATTGGACCCGGAGTCTGAAAATTCATTGCTACAATTTGACAGCCACAATTCCAAAAGTCCTGTGGATTCAAGTTACTGGAATCGATCCTCATGGCACTTGGATAGATTCTTGATAAGAACTTCTTATTATAATTAACAAAATCCTCTGGGTACTCATTTGCAATGCGGCTGGCCTCTGTTTCACTAAATGAGCAAATTTCCCAATAGTTTTGGCTTTTCATAGATAGTTCAAAATCCCTGTACTGAACAGATTTACAAATAGATACCAAATCAGAGAGCTCCCTACAGAGCCGGATTTGTTTCTGCTCACCATTGTAATCTACCGACATCCTTCGAGACATTTCGgcttcttcatcttcatctgtTACTTCTCCTTCTAACACATCTGGATCAGAAGGCAACTTCTTTCCTTTCACAAtgatcattctttttaatttttctggtgaTGGGAGGTAGGATTCTGAGGGCAAAGGTGCTTCGGTATAGAGCTTATTGCCAAAGACCTTTTTCATCTGTTGAACCATTACCTTCTGCTGCGGCAGGGAGCAGTGATTTCCTAAACAAAGAATGAGTGGGTATTCAGAAGCAATGAAGgcaaatttatttattacctCTATGACACTTCGAAAGGAGACATGTGTTGTCATGTTGTTTCGATTACAAAGGATTGGTTCGTTATCTGAACCATCACTTACATCAAGTTCAATGCTTCGACAGCCCATTTTCAAAGCTCTCACATACCCATTGATGTCAGCTGGTCCCCTGAACTGGTCTTCTATTAAATAGGTGTTATGAGAGGCATTGATATAGTAGTGAGATAATGGCTGGGTCATATCTTGGGCAACCTTTTTTTGCTCAGGATCAAAAATTTCACATTCTGATGACAACAAATACTGGGTAAATCCATCAATTGCAAGAAACCCTTTTTGGCGTCCCTCTTCAGAAAGTTCGTATCTCTTTATGATGTCTAAGCAAATATCCTCAGTGATATGAGCGACTCCTTGCTCAGCTTCTAAAAAGAGCATAAGATCATTGGCATCCagatattctttgtttttagatATCTGTACAAGTAAGAAATACACTTCTGGCCTGGTGCAAAGTTCACAAAATGCTTCACAAAATTCCTCTTCAGTCACACGAGTGGTTagtttttctttgctcttctggATTTCTTTAAACTTTAACCTGATCTTGGTTTCCTTCAAAGTAGGGTTCAGTTGTTTTATTAACTCTACAGAGGTGTCTTCCAACATAATCCCATTCCCATCAACGTCTGCTGCTTCAAACACTGTTTTCAACCACATGAACCGTGGAGTGTTCTGGTTGCCCTCCATAAAATCAAGAGGCTGCTTGCTTCGAGAAACCAGGTACCGTAACCCAGACACCCAGATGTTTGCCACATCTGCTGAATTGGCAACTAGATCCAGAGACTCATAGTTTTCCCCATGGAGTATGGAAAAGGCACAGTCCTCACAGATCTGGTCAGCAAGGCCATTGTTTCTAAATGTCTCCGTATTTTTCCCCAGTCTGATCTCTTTTATGGCAGAAATATCAAGCTTAGCTTTCTCGAGGTCTTTCTTAGAAGGTTCCCAGCGAAGAGCTTGGAGGTCTGTGTCCAGAGTGAAAAAACGGTTGTAAATGCGAGAATTTGGCCGGACTTTCTTCAGCTCACAGCCAGCTTGCATGAAGCTGATGCAGTCATTTGcactgctaattttcttttctgatggcATGCTGCTGAAAGACACGGTTTTCTTTCTTCCACCACATTTTTGGTTTGAAGGATCctgtaaaataatttgaaatgaatgaatccatttctgttagaaaacagacaaattcagTAACACTGTATGAAATCTTCGAACTTCAATTCACATATTGTGATTATTTGAACAGAAGCTAGCCTAAAATTTACCTTTTCACTCTTTCAGAAATGAGAAATTGCTAAGAAAGTTGAAATTATCAGATTCAGgaaaaaacttatttttcaagTGCCTGTGTGGTCTCTGAAAAGACATCAAGTATTAAGTACAAATCACTCTAATTTGCTCATTAAAGTAGATTTCTTAGGAACCTCATACTGGTGCCTCAACTACGTAGCTCAACTCCCAACAGatatgtaaaagaaataaagctgtatttctttttaaaggtttcCTCATTTATACTTTGCAACCTTTTAAAGAGGTCTCTCTTAAAGTTGATTTAAATAAAAGGTTTTACCTTAACATACTTTGTATCACAAAGCACTTAACAGCTTAACtagaaatcactttctttttctcaaactATCTTGAAGTGTCTTGAAAGTCAAATTGAGAGCTAACAATAGCCAGTGGTTCTCATTTGAGCACATCTTCAGACTGAGGTAAACTATTCGAATTAACATTATAGGAATTCAAACCTGCATTTCAGTGTAATGTTATTAGCAGACACAGCTTAAACCAAACAGAATTATGAATGGCTCTACTAGCTTTTTAAGGTTCTTCCAGTATAAGTTACATTTCAAAGCCCTTTGTCAGAGATTTTACAGGGAACACTTGCACCTTGCAAATGCCATTTCTGGAAGTGTTTTTGGATCGTAGTGTTATAGAATCCCAGTTTCCTCAGCCCATTTCACCCTTGTGTGACCAACAGGGCATCAAACTTCACCAGTTCAGATGAGGGTATCTTAAtcaggtttattatttttttgaggctgTTTCCTTCTTGATTGCATGTAGGCCTTCTCACCCATCATCCTTCCTAAAGTACAGTTCCAGTCGTCCGAATACTCATGAAATGATAGATTTCACTTCATTCTTGGACTGTCCACTGTGTCTATCATTCCCAATTCATTTATACTGAATATCTGACTGATATCACTTAAATTGGATATTTCTTTATACAAGTCTCTGTTCTGACCACAGATTCAATTAATGATGCTCCCAACCACATCCCAATTCACATGACTGTCCCAGGAACAAATTTTCCAAAAGCACAGTAATGCATGTTTACCATGCCCAGTTTTATAAGCATACCAAAGAGTCACCAAAATGTAGAGTGCAAAGTACCTTGTTTGTCCTTGGaccaaaaataacttttttttttttttagtcagaatattgctttgtcacccaggctggagtgcagtggcatgatctcagtgcactgcaacctccgccttgaaagttcaagcaattctcctgcctcagcctcctgagtagctgggattacaggcacatgccaccatgttctTGAGTTGTAATTATTCCACTCCCTAAATATTGACCTTGAGtgagtcatttaacctctctcaATCTTAATTTCTGATAGGAATTAGTAATCTTTGTACATAACAAGGTGTCATTGTGAGACTCAAAAGACAAAATGTACGTGACAATTTTTATAAACTGTAAGCGCTTGGAAGGTTATGCTTTTCACAGGAAGAGGAACATTGCCTTAAATACCCAGTAACTGTAGGACTATGAGTAGGTACTGAACAGGATATTGGGTGTTACACAGAAGTTAATTCATTCCTGACTTCTGAACATTTCAGGAAAATCTTCAGtgataaattgaaaataattttaaaacgaTCACATGAGATGACTATTTCAAATACTGAAAAGTATAACCAAAGTAGTCTGAGCCGTATGCTTCATTGGAAATCTTTTAATACAGGGTAGAATATCTTCTCTGGGGCTTCAATTCATTGGTCATACCTATAATAAGCTTGCCTATCCTatgattcagaaaagaaaagacaagataaTTTATTATTCAATTGACTAAAATCCTGCccatgaaaaggaaacaaaatttgcTTTAGTTATGAGATGTTGGTAGGATGATTCATTAACTCCAATATATATCAGATCTTCAAGTGACAAAgatataaattatccagtttagATTACAGAATATTGCCTGTTGGGGCCCTGGCATTTAACAACTTAGCTCCTGCTAAGTTGTTAAACAGAGTTGCTATTTTTAATTATCCCATAGTGGTCAATTTCCTCATCCTTAAGTTAAAAAACATCTATAAATCTTCAGCTATTTATAGACAGATGCTCTTAGAACACATTTAAATTTGTCACAACCCACATGCTCAGAAATATCAgatgtttgtgtgtatttttccACACCATCAAGGCAAGCACCTAATGGCATTGCTGAGACGGGATTAAACTACCaagtaaaatgaagatgaaaactgtgaattgtgatggTAAATGAGACTGTGACTCAGCTTTTAAAGCTAACCATTTGACTTGCCTTTTAAGCTAATGAGAGCTTTCACAttacaaatgatttttatataagcaGCTATGTTCCAAATAGAATTGTTGTCAGCAGAGTGATAAAATCTCTAATAGGTTCTAACAAATATTAAATGGGAAATTAACGCTACTCTAAATGAATGTATATGGTTCCTATACCCCATGTATGACATTATATTAGCCTTATCCACAGTCTATCGCTCTGCTACTTGAGCCACTGTTTATTTGTAAGAACAAAACCACTCTTGTCAGAATAGCTTTCTCTTATAAGGCTCTCCTCTGCAATATCTCCTTAAGTCAAGACATTCCCTCCTAGAATGATGAGCCTTCaagaaatatatgttttatatctaGCTGGCAAaagaatccacctgcctcataaTGCTTATTTCTTGCTTTGTCCTACAATTCCTACATGATTATAAAACATACATCAAAATCCCACCTAAAACTTGGAACCAGTCAAAAGATACGATTCTTAGGTTCTCATCTCACAAAGGACAGAATCCAAAGTCATTACAAGTCTCCAAATGAGTTGAAACTTGACCAGAGCATGTGTGAATGAACAATTAGCTTGTCTGTTGATGACTACAGCCAAGGTTATGCACATTCAAAATACACTGGAAAAGGTTCAGGACTCTGATATTTCTCCAGTTCTGccacaggaaaggaaaatgtctgaattcagaGCAATCCAGCTGTTCTTTCAATAGCCACACTATTCGTTGGCTCTGACAGGTTGGGAGGAAGGGAGATGGAAATGGTGCTTCAGTGGACAGGAAGGATGGACGACTCCAAATCTCCTTCTAAGCTTCTTCACCACCAGAGTCCTACACCCCTATATCTGTATTCCCTCAAGAAGATCTTGGCAAATTGGTGGTGGGAAAGAAGGACTATTAAGGTAAACAAACGAGAAAACATTGAAGGTTGGGTATCAGTTTTCCTTCTtggtaaatacaaaaaataattatgatgatgatgatgattgaaTGAGAGTCAATTCAATTCACTACACACCTAACACAATTCAActatatgcttaaaaataaacagtaaactttattttatatatgtattggGAAGATGGCACTTTCCAAAAGAAACCAAGTTTATTATCAGTTCAGATGTGCTCCAGCCAATGTCTAGCTCATTAGAGTTAAATGATTCCAATGACCATAATACCATCTTTCCAGGAGATTTTTATAAACTACAAGGTCTTTCAGTTTATTTCAAAGCTAACTCTCCTCACACAGGAATTAAGGCAAGAGGCTGAAGTACTAACACACCCTCCACCTGACTCCCCCAAAGTTTCTCCTAGAGCAGCTTACAACAAAAGCTTTAAATGCATTAAGATAAATAGTGCTTTGTCATGCCTTTGTCCCCTAAATTAAAGCTTGACCTTATATTGTAGTTGAGGCCAAGAATTAGTCAGACATTGAACTCAGTCCTTTCCACTTCCTAACATTCTATGCATCAGCCTCCAAATTATCACTTCTCAGGAAGGGAATCACATTTAGgtaagttaaattttttaaaaaattgggtttATATGGTCTctgaacatttctaaataatactTCACACTTTGGATTACTGTCTTTTGAAATTAAGCAATACCTTACAAAGGATTCAATCATCAGAATCAAGAAGAGTCTCATGAACTAGTAAAGCAATAGAcaaatattttactcttttgttAAAACAACGCAAGACTGATTTACCTATGAGCACTGTTTCTAATATATTTCTATCATAAAGATAATTTCTATCTAATCTTATGCTATAAGGTCTGATTTCTAAACttagaaatcatttcaaaataaaagggaaaatggccaaatttctttttaatgttttaattattttctacaaCAGTAGCTTACCTGCCACTGTTAGGAATGATAGGACATCAATCATGCTTAAATGAGACTCTGCACAACAGTA
Encoded proteins:
- the PLCL1 gene encoding inactive phospholipase C-like protein 1 isoform X4, which produces MPSEKKISSANDCISFMQAGCELKKVRPNSRIYNRFFTLDTDLQALRWEPSKKDLEKAKLDISAIKEIRLGKNTETFRNNGLADQICEDCAFSILHGENYESLDLVANSADVANIWVSGLRYLVSRSKQPLDFMEGNQNTPRFMWLKTVFEAADVDGNGIMLEDTSVELIKQLNPTLKETKIRLKFKEIQKSKEKLTTRVTEEEFCEAFCELCTRPEVYFLLVQISKNKEYLDANDLMLFLEAEQGVAHITEDICLDIIKRYELSEEGRQKGFLAIDGFTQYLLSSECEIFDPEQKKVAQDMTQPLSHYYINASHNTYLIEDQFRGPADINGYVRALKMGCRSIELDVSDGSDNEPILCNRNNMTTHVSFRSVIEVINKFAFIASEYPLILCLGNHCSLPQQKVMVQQMKKVFGNKLYTEAPLPSESYLPSPEKLKRMIIVKGKKLPSDPDVLEGEVTDEDEEAEMSRRMSVDYNGEQKQIRLCRELSDLVSICKSVQYRDFELSMKSQNYWEICSFSETEASRIANEYPEDFVNYNKKFLSRIYPSAMRIDSSNLNPQDFWNCGCQIVAMNFQTPGPMMDLHTGWFLQNGGCGYVLRPSIMRDEVSYFSANTKGIVPGVSPLALHIKIISGQNFPKPKGACAKGDVIDPYVCIEIHGIPADCSEQRTKTVQQNSDNPIFDETFEFQVNLPELAMIRFVVLDDDYIGDEFIGQYTIPFECLQPGYRHVPLRSFVGDIMEHVTLFVHIAITNRSGGGKAQKRSLSVRMGKKVREYTMLRNIGLKTIDDIFKIAVHPLREAIDMRENMQNAIVSIKELCGLPPIASLKQCLLTLSSRLITSDNTPSVSLVMKDSFPYLEPLGAIPDVQKKMLAAYDLMIQESRFLIEMADTVQEKIVQCQKAGMEFHEELHNLGAKEGLKGRKLNKATESFAWNITVLKGQGDLLKNAKNEAIENMKQIQLACLSCGLSKAPSSSAEAKSKRSLEAIEEKESSEENGKL
- the PLCL1 gene encoding inactive phospholipase C-like protein 1 isoform X2: MAQGAAGREGPAPPDAAGGEDDPRVGPDGAGDCVAAASGGRMRDRRSGIVLPGAAGTPADTEAGLLEAARATPRRSSIIKDPSNQKCGGRKKTVSFSSMPSEKKISSANDCISFMQAGCELKKVRPNSRIYNRFFTLDTDLQALRWEPSKKDLEKAKLDISAIKEIRLGKNTETFRNNGLADQICEDCAFSILHGENYESLDLVANSADVANIWVSGLRYLVSRSKQPLDFMEGNQNTPRFMWLKTVFEAADVDGNGIMLEDTSVELIKQLNPTLKETKIRLKFKEIQKSKEKLTTRVTEEEFCEAFCELCTRPEVYFLLVQISKNKEYLDANDLMLFLEAEQGVAHITEDICLDIIKRYELSEEGRQKGFLAIDGFTQYLLSSECEIFDPEQKKVAQDMTQPLSHYYINASHNTYLIEDQFRGPADINGYVRALKMGCRSIELDVSDGSDNEPILCNRNNMTTHVSFRSVIEVINKFAFIASEYPLILCLGNHCSLPQQKVMVQQMKKVFGNKLYTEAPLPSESYLPSPEKLKRMIIVKGKKLPSDPDVLEGEVTDEDEEAEMSRRMSVDYNGEQKQIRLCRELSDLVSICKSVQYRDFELSMKSQNYWEICSFSETEASRIANEYPEDFVNYNKKFLSRIYPSAMRIDSSNLNPQDFWNCGCQIVAMNFQTPGPMMDLHTGWFLQNGGCGYVLRPSIMRDEVSYFSANTKGIVPGVSPLALHIKIISGQNFPKPKGACAKGDVIDPYVCIEIHGIPADCSEQRTKTVQQNSDNPIFDETFEFQVNLPELAMIRFVVLDDDYIGDEFIGQYTIPFECLQPGYRHVPLRSFVGDIMEHVTLFVHIAITNRSGGGKAQKRSLSVRMGKKVREYTMLRNIGLKTIDDIFKIAVHPLREAIDMRENMQMIQESRFLIEMADTVQEKIVQCQKAGMEFHEELHNLGAKEGLKGRKLNKATESFAWNITVLKGQGDLLKNAKNEAIENMKQIQLACLSCGLSKAPSSSAEAKSKRSLEAIEEKESSEENGKL
- the PLCL1 gene encoding inactive phospholipase C-like protein 1 isoform X1, with amino-acid sequence MAQGAAGREGPAPPDAAGGEDDPRVGPDGAGDCVAAASGGRMRDRRSGIVLPGAAGTPADTEAGLLEAARATPRRSSIIKDPSNQKCGGRKKTVSFSSMPSEKKISSANDCISFMQAGCELKKVRPNSRIYNRFFTLDTDLQALRWEPSKKDLEKAKLDISAIKEIRLGKNTETFRNNGLADQICEDCAFSILHGENYESLDLVANSADVANIWVSGLRYLVSRSKQPLDFMEGNQNTPRFMWLKTVFEAADVDGNGIMLEDTSVELIKQLNPTLKETKIRLKFKEIQKSKEKLTTRVTEEEFCEAFCELCTRPEVYFLLVQISKNKEYLDANDLMLFLEAEQGVAHITEDICLDIIKRYELSEEGRQKGFLAIDGFTQYLLSSECEIFDPEQKKVAQDMTQPLSHYYINASHNTYLIEDQFRGPADINGYVRALKMGCRSIELDVSDGSDNEPILCNRNNMTTHVSFRSVIEVINKFAFIASEYPLILCLGNHCSLPQQKVMVQQMKKVFGNKLYTEAPLPSESYLPSPEKLKRMIIVKGKKLPSDPDVLEGEVTDEDEEAEMSRRMSVDYNGEQKQIRLCRELSDLVSICKSVQYRDFELSMKSQNYWEICSFSETEASRIANEYPEDFVNYNKKFLSRIYPSAMRIDSSNLNPQDFWNCGCQIVAMNFQTPGPMMDLHTGWFLQNGGCGYVLRPSIMRDEVSYFSANTKGIVPGVSPLALHIKIISGQNFPKPKGACAKGDVIDPYVCIEIHGIPADCSEQRTKTVQQNSDNPIFDETFEFQVNLPELAMIRFVVLDDDYIGDEFIGQYTIPFECLQPGYRHVPLRSFVGDIMEHVTLFVHIAITNRSGGGKAQKRSLSVRMGKKVREYTMLRNIGLKTIDDIFKIAVHPLREAIDMRENMQNAIVSIKELCGLPPIASLKQCLLTLSSRLITSDNTPSVSLVMKDSFPYLEPLGAIPDVQKKMLAAYDLMIQESRFLIEMADTVQEKIVQCQKAGMEFHEELHNLGAKEGLKGRKLNKATESFAWNITVLKGQGDLLKNAKNEAIENMKQIQLACLSCGLSKAPSSSAEAKSKRSLEAIEEKESSEENGKL
- the PLCL1 gene encoding inactive phospholipase C-like protein 1 isoform X3 translates to MDPSNQKCGGRKKTVSFSSMPSEKKISSANDCISFMQAGCELKKVRPNSRIYNRFFTLDTDLQALRWEPSKKDLEKAKLDISAIKEIRLGKNTETFRNNGLADQICEDCAFSILHGENYESLDLVANSADVANIWVSGLRYLVSRSKQPLDFMEGNQNTPRFMWLKTVFEAADVDGNGIMLEDTSVELIKQLNPTLKETKIRLKFKEIQKSKEKLTTRVTEEEFCEAFCELCTRPEVYFLLVQISKNKEYLDANDLMLFLEAEQGVAHITEDICLDIIKRYELSEEGRQKGFLAIDGFTQYLLSSECEIFDPEQKKVAQDMTQPLSHYYINASHNTYLIEDQFRGPADINGYVRALKMGCRSIELDVSDGSDNEPILCNRNNMTTHVSFRSVIEVINKFAFIASEYPLILCLGNHCSLPQQKVMVQQMKKVFGNKLYTEAPLPSESYLPSPEKLKRMIIVKGKKLPSDPDVLEGEVTDEDEEAEMSRRMSVDYNGEQKQIRLCRELSDLVSICKSVQYRDFELSMKSQNYWEICSFSETEASRIANEYPEDFVNYNKKFLSRIYPSAMRIDSSNLNPQDFWNCGCQIVAMNFQTPGPMMDLHTGWFLQNGGCGYVLRPSIMRDEVSYFSANTKGIVPGVSPLALHIKIISGQNFPKPKGACAKGDVIDPYVCIEIHGIPADCSEQRTKTVQQNSDNPIFDETFEFQVNLPELAMIRFVVLDDDYIGDEFIGQYTIPFECLQPGYRHVPLRSFVGDIMEHVTLFVHIAITNRSGGGKAQKRSLSVRMGKKVREYTMLRNIGLKTIDDIFKIAVHPLREAIDMRENMQNAIVSIKELCGLPPIASLKQCLLTLSSRLITSDNTPSVSLVMKDSFPYLEPLGAIPDVQKKMLAAYDLMIQESRFLIEMADTVQEKIVQCQKAGMEFHEELHNLGAKEGLKGRKLNKATESFAWNITVLKGQGDLLKNAKNEAIENMKQIQLACLSCGLSKAPSSSAEAKSKRSLEAIEEKESSEENGKL